In Sphingomonas sp. JUb134, the sequence GCGGCACGCGAGAAGGCGACCCGGCCGCCGTCCCCCTGCACGCGCCCGCGCGCGAGCTGGTCGAAGTCGCTAGCAACGACGAACATCGCGCGCTGAACCTCGGCAATACGGTCGAGCCGCTTCTCGGTGCGGCCCTGGACCGAGAGGATGCTGTCGACCAGCGTGACGCCCGCGACCGCGATCAGCGCGAACAGGCCGAGCGAGATCATCAGCTCGATGAGGGTGAAGCCGCCCTCCCCGTGCCGGACGGGCTGAGTCACGCGCCCTGGCTCACCGCCACCTTGGAGTAGCCGTCGCGCCCGGCGAGCAGGATCGCGAAGCTGCGCGCGCAGCTGCCATCGGTGCGGAAGCGGACGGCGCCCGTCGCGCACTGGAAGCCGCTTTCGGCGAGCAGCCCCTCGCGGTTGAGGCTGTTGGCGGCGCGCAGCTGGCGAGCGATGCCGGCCGCGTCATAGGCGAGCGCGGCGATGGTCCCCGGGCGGCCGCCGTTGCGCGCCGCATAGGCCCCGGCAAAGCCCTCGAACGCCTCCGGATCGGGGCTGGCGATCCACGCGCCTTCGAGCGCGGTGAGCGCTTCGGGGCGATAGTCCACGCCCTGGAAGGTCGCGAGCAGCTGCACGCTGGCATCGCGCAACGCGCGGGCCGCGGCGAGGAGCGTCGCACCGCCACCCGGCACTAAGACGGCATCGGGCGCATCGCCGACCGCAGGCAGGGGCGTGCCGGGAGCGACCGTCACCGTCCGGACGGTCATGCCGAGCTCCGCCTCCATCGCCTTGGCCGCATCGACCGAGGCGACGGACCAGGCGCCGCCGTCGCCGATCACCAGCACCGTCCGCACGCCACGGGAGCGGGCATATCGCAGGATCGCCTGGGTGCT encodes:
- a CDS encoding ABC transporter substrate-binding protein codes for the protein MALLVPLTGSHAALGLSMQQAAMLPQSGAPAETGMLRVFDTAGTPAGAAAAVRLALKAKAGMLLGPLTAAEVPAVVQAAGGKVPVLAFSNDLALRNSGAFLFGITASQSTQAILRYARSRGVRTVLVIGDGGAWSVASVDAAKAMEAELGMTVRTVTVAPGTPLPAVGDAPDAVLVPGGGATLLAAARALRDASVQLLATFQGVDYRPEALTALEGAWIASPDPEAFEGFAGAYAARNGGRPGTIAALAYDAAGIARQLRAANSLNREGLLAESGFQCATGAVRFRTDGSCARSFAILLAGRDGYSKVAVSQGA